The following are from one region of the Synechococcus sp. CBW1108 genome:
- a CDS encoding YciI family protein, giving the protein MRFVLWGTYCDDALTRRAPYRQEHLAALQQLKDAGTLVTLGPTEGSTHVFGIFEAENQELVEAIVKGDVYWRHGIWTEVQIYPWIQAF; this is encoded by the coding sequence ATGCGCTTCGTGCTCTGGGGCACCTACTGCGACGATGCCCTGACCAGGCGCGCCCCCTATCGGCAGGAGCACCTGGCAGCCCTGCAGCAACTCAAGGATGCCGGCACCCTGGTAACCCTCGGCCCGACCGAGGGGAGCACCCACGTTTTCGGCATCTTCGAGGCAGAAAATCAGGAGCTGGTGGAAGCCATCGTTAAGGGCGACGTCTACTGGCGCCATGGGATCTGGACTGAAGTGCAGATCTACCCCTGGATCCAGGCTTTCTGA
- a CDS encoding DUF3007 family protein, translating into MTNGRALLLALGVFGLGGGGYWLFQAGGFEGFSAGIAASALLMVLVLAWTGSYLFRVVTGKMTFIQQRRQYREAYDALTTEALQRKFDALSPEEQERLLRETGQLPEAPQGET; encoded by the coding sequence GTGACCAACGGTCGGGCCCTGCTGCTGGCCCTGGGGGTTTTTGGCTTGGGGGGCGGCGGTTACTGGCTTTTTCAGGCCGGGGGCTTTGAGGGCTTTTCTGCTGGTATCGCCGCCTCTGCCCTGCTGATGGTGCTGGTGCTCGCCTGGACGGGCAGCTACCTATTTCGGGTGGTCACAGGCAAAATGACCTTTATCCAGCAGCGGCGCCAATACCGCGAGGCTTACGACGCCCTCACCACTGAGGCTCTGCAGCGCAAGTTTGATGCCCTCAGCCCTGAAGAGCAGGAGCGCCTGCTACGCGAAACGGGCCAGCTGCCAGAAGCTCCCCAGGGCGAGACATAG
- a CDS encoding sigma-70 family RNA polymerase sigma factor: MASSLSAFLGEIGRHQLLTPDQELTLGRRVQAMAQLQERCREAGGSGPACAYDDLERRTLKTGERAKNQMITANLRLVVNLAKRYQNKGLDLLDLIQEGTLGLTRAVEKYDPTRGHRFSTYAYWWIRQGLNRALSTQSRTIRIPVNVNEKLTKLRAAKARYLQANGAAPGPAHLAQAMDLPLQEVEDLLGCELRSITVSLQGVVKSKSDPSELVDVLPSPELAPMERAELAERTAMVWTLLDRANLTAKERAVLMLRFGLDSSHGWRTLAEVARQLDCSREYCRQVVQRALAKLRKTGIESGLVVVD, encoded by the coding sequence ATGGCGAGCTCCCTGAGCGCCTTTCTCGGTGAAATTGGCCGCCATCAATTGCTCACACCGGATCAGGAGCTGACCCTGGGTCGCCGGGTGCAGGCCATGGCCCAGCTGCAGGAGCGTTGCCGCGAAGCCGGCGGCAGTGGCCCTGCCTGTGCCTATGACGACCTTGAACGCAGGACCCTCAAGACCGGCGAGCGGGCCAAAAATCAGATGATCACCGCCAACTTGCGGTTGGTGGTAAATCTGGCCAAGCGCTACCAGAACAAGGGCCTCGATCTGCTGGATCTGATCCAGGAAGGCACCCTGGGCCTGACCCGTGCCGTTGAGAAATACGACCCCACCAGGGGACACCGGTTCAGCACCTACGCCTACTGGTGGATTCGTCAGGGTCTCAATCGGGCCTTGTCTACCCAGAGCCGCACGATTCGCATCCCGGTGAATGTGAACGAAAAGCTCACCAAGCTCCGCGCTGCCAAGGCTCGCTACCTCCAGGCAAATGGCGCGGCTCCCGGGCCAGCCCATCTCGCCCAGGCGATGGATCTGCCGCTCCAGGAGGTGGAAGACCTGCTCGGCTGTGAACTGCGCAGCATCACCGTCAGCCTGCAGGGTGTGGTGAAGTCGAAATCCGATCCCTCCGAATTGGTGGATGTGCTGCCCAGCCCGGAGTTGGCACCGATGGAGCGGGCGGAGTTGGCTGAACGCACTGCCATGGTGTGGACCCTGCTGGACCGGGCCAACCTCACCGCCAAGGAGCGCGCCGTGCTGATGCTGCGCTTCGGCCTCGACAGCAGCCATGGGTGGCGCACCCTGGCCGAAGTGGCGCGGCAACTGGATTGCAGCCGTGAGTATTGCCGCCAGGTGGTGCAACGGGCCCTGGCCAAGTTGCGGAAAACCGGCATTGAGAGTGGGTTGGTGGTGGTCGACTAG
- a CDS encoding phosphate-starvation-inducible PsiE family protein yields MTRLRRFFEDNTYLNLVDRSEQALAKVLGLVLLVVMAAATIQLIGTVILALSQPGTPWLASKLNLVLGDLLTLLIAGEVLQNIISYLRRHVVQIELVLLTAMTAVARKVIVLPPGSENKPQLLAGLGIAVLALAAAFWLMRSLNLRRPGARTGPARWIRDRDP; encoded by the coding sequence ATGACCAGGCTGCGTCGCTTTTTTGAGGACAACACCTACCTCAACTTGGTGGACCGCAGCGAGCAGGCCCTGGCCAAGGTGCTTGGCCTGGTGCTGCTGGTGGTGATGGCCGCCGCCACCATTCAGCTGATCGGCACAGTGATCCTGGCCCTCAGCCAGCCAGGTACTCCTTGGCTTGCCAGCAAGCTCAACCTGGTTTTGGGTGATCTGCTCACCCTCTTGATCGCCGGGGAGGTGCTTCAGAACATCATCTCCTACCTGCGCCGCCATGTGGTGCAGATTGAACTGGTCTTGCTCACCGCCATGACAGCGGTGGCGAGGAAGGTGATCGTGCTGCCCCCCGGTTCCGAGAACAAGCCCCAGCTTCTAGCTGGTCTTGGCATTGCCGTCCTGGCCCTGGCCGCCGCCTTCTGGTTGATGCGCAGCCTCAACCTTCGCAGGCCTGGTGCCAGAACAGGGCCAGCCAGATGGATCCGGGATCGGGATCCGTAG
- a CDS encoding c-type cytochrome has protein sequence MGQKHVQAMALVIALAIGLLVGAAPAPAAGLSGAELFSNHCAGCHVNGGNIIRRGQTLKLGALERHGLDGPAGILEIAVAGRGQMAGYGAVLGETGAEAVAAYVWQQALLDWPRG, from the coding sequence GTGGGCCAGAAACATGTTCAGGCGATGGCCCTGGTGATCGCCCTTGCCATCGGCTTGCTGGTTGGGGCTGCCCCGGCTCCAGCTGCAGGCCTCTCAGGCGCTGAATTGTTCAGCAACCATTGCGCCGGCTGCCATGTCAACGGCGGCAACATCATTCGTCGGGGGCAAACCCTGAAGCTGGGAGCCCTCGAGCGACATGGCCTCGATGGACCCGCCGGGATCCTCGAGATCGCGGTCGCTGGCCGGGGCCAGATGGCCGGCTACGGGGCCGTGCTCGGGGAGACAGGTGCCGAGGCCGTGGCGGCCTACGTGTGGCAGCAGGCCCTGCTCGATTGGCCGCGGGGCTGA
- a CDS encoding Nif11 domain/cupin domain-containing protein produces MAEAQLQQFLEKVRQLNGFIDLSEIDPGLRQELTDCSTHQAVVALARSRGFEIGQRWGEKTPAAPDPPNLLTQACPAAGEERSEVLLKLSSWRLERIHSCQACSPPDFWYDQAEHEWVVLLQGSAQIQLEGEDRPRELCQGDSLLISAHRRHRLVSTDPDPGSIWLALFWHQACEG; encoded by the coding sequence GTGGCTGAAGCCCAGCTGCAGCAATTTCTCGAAAAGGTACGCCAGCTGAATGGCTTCATCGATCTCAGCGAGATCGACCCCGGCCTACGCCAGGAGCTGACGGACTGCAGCACCCACCAAGCGGTCGTGGCCCTGGCCCGCAGTCGGGGCTTTGAGATAGGCCAGCGCTGGGGGGAAAAGACTCCCGCCGCCCCAGACCCTCCCAACCTGCTCACCCAGGCCTGCCCGGCCGCTGGAGAAGAGCGCAGCGAAGTGCTGCTCAAGCTGTCCAGCTGGCGCCTGGAGCGAATCCATTCCTGCCAGGCATGCAGCCCACCAGACTTTTGGTATGACCAGGCCGAGCACGAATGGGTGGTGTTGCTCCAGGGCAGCGCCCAGATCCAGCTTGAAGGGGAGGATCGGCCGCGGGAGCTATGCCAGGGCGACAGCCTGCTGATATCGGCCCACCGCCGTCACCGGCTGGTTTCTACGGATCCCGATCCCGGATCCATCTGGCTGGCCCTGTTCTGGCACCAGGCCTGCGAAGGTTGA
- a CDS encoding AbrB family transcriptional regulator yields MLIGSELLAKVKELGDVGKSEIVRSCGYVSNKKDGGERLNFTAFYEALLEAKGVDLGSTGKVGKGGRKLSYVATVQGNGNLLIGKAYTALLDLKPGDEFEIKLGRKQIRLIPAGSADEDEE; encoded by the coding sequence ATGCTGATAGGATCTGAACTGCTTGCCAAGGTCAAAGAGCTCGGCGATGTGGGTAAATCGGAGATCGTCCGCTCCTGCGGCTATGTTTCAAATAAGAAGGACGGCGGAGAACGGCTCAATTTCACGGCTTTCTACGAGGCCCTGCTCGAGGCCAAGGGCGTCGACCTCGGCAGCACCGGCAAGGTCGGCAAGGGCGGGCGCAAGCTTAGTTATGTGGCCACGGTGCAGGGCAATGGCAACCTGTTGATCGGCAAGGCCTATACGGCCCTGCTCGACCTCAAGCCCGGCGACGAATTTGAGATCAAGCTGGGCCGTAAACAGATCCGCCTGATTCCTGCCGGCTCGGCCGACGAAGACGAAGAGTGA
- a CDS encoding aminotransferase class I/II-fold pyridoxal phosphate-dependent enzyme, with protein sequence MAPPGPSLRLQGVLSPVIPELAALVRQSPGCLSLAQGMVGWDPPETVPRAVAEALAAGGPELHRYGALQGDSPLLEAVSTKLLSQNGLDLDGAAVLVTAGSNMAFSAVVQVIAEGSPAGPSEVILPLPYYFNHVMAVQLAGAVPVLVEGGAIPDPQRLAAAITPRTRAIVTVSPNNPSGVVIPAAVLAAINRLCAMHGLLHISDEAYELFVHGGEPHWSAGSQSGSAAHTVSLHSLSKAYGMAGWRLGYMAVPAPLLPALQKVQDTVLICPPRLTQHGALAALRAGPSWCAPRIAGLADRRRQLLAAVAEARYGGLPVQLLANPDGAFYGLLQLDRAAAGTLTGDTLMRRLVREYGLAALSGESFGLDPARAGGPVLRLSYGLLDGPQLAEALDRLFDGLRGLVASAGPSDP encoded by the coding sequence TTGGCACCACCAGGGCCAAGCCTTCGTCTCCAGGGGGTGCTCAGCCCGGTGATCCCGGAGCTGGCTGCCCTGGTGCGCCAAAGCCCGGGCTGCCTCTCCCTTGCCCAGGGCATGGTGGGGTGGGACCCGCCCGAGACCGTCCCCAGGGCCGTGGCCGAGGCGCTGGCAGCTGGTGGGCCTGAGCTGCATCGCTATGGCGCCCTGCAGGGGGATTCGCCCTTGTTGGAGGCAGTCAGCACCAAGCTCCTGAGCCAGAACGGGCTCGACCTCGATGGGGCCGCGGTGCTGGTTACAGCGGGCAGCAACATGGCCTTCAGCGCAGTTGTTCAGGTGATTGCCGAGGGCTCGCCAGCTGGGCCCAGTGAGGTGATTCTGCCGCTGCCCTATTACTTCAACCATGTGATGGCGGTGCAGCTCGCTGGCGCCGTTCCGGTGCTGGTGGAAGGCGGTGCCATCCCCGATCCCCAGCGCCTGGCTGCGGCGATCACTCCTCGCACCCGCGCCATCGTCACCGTGTCGCCCAACAATCCCAGTGGGGTGGTGATTCCGGCGGCTGTGCTGGCGGCGATCAATCGACTTTGTGCCATGCACGGCCTGTTGCACATCAGCGATGAGGCCTATGAGCTGTTTGTCCATGGCGGCGAGCCCCATTGGAGTGCTGGGTCCCAGAGCGGCAGTGCGGCCCACACCGTGTCGCTCCATTCCCTCTCGAAGGCCTATGGCATGGCCGGTTGGCGGCTTGGCTACATGGCCGTACCCGCCCCCTTGTTGCCGGCCTTACAAAAGGTGCAGGACACGGTGCTGATCTGTCCACCGCGGTTGACCCAGCATGGGGCTCTTGCCGCCTTGAGGGCCGGACCCAGCTGGTGCGCGCCCCGGATTGCCGGCCTGGCCGACCGCCGCCGGCAGCTCCTGGCGGCCGTGGCCGAAGCGCGCTACGGGGGCCTGCCGGTGCAGTTGTTGGCCAATCCCGATGGCGCCTTCTATGGCCTGCTCCAGCTGGATAGGGCCGCTGCCGGCACGTTGACAGGAGACACCCTGATGCGGCGCCTGGTGCGGGAGTACGGGCTGGCGGCCCTCAGTGGGGAAAGCTTCGGCCTAGATCCGGCCCGGGCCGGCGGGCCGGTGCTGCGGCTGAGCTATGGCCTGCTGGATGGGCCCCAACTGGCGGAAGCCTTGGATCGCCTGTTCGACGGCCTGAGGGGCCTGGTGGCCTCAGCTGGCCCCAGCGACCCATGA
- the trpA gene encoding tryptophan synthase subunit alpha — protein MSAAPTQIQQRFSSLRQRGHCALMPFLMAGDPDLAHTRASLLALQANGADLVELGIPYSDPLADGPVIQAAASRALKARTTPAGVLEMLSSLKGELTMPVVLFTYSNPLLNRGMEAFCAAAAAAGAAGLVVPDLPLEEAEKLSAIAAAAGLDLVLLVAPTTPAERMGRIHQASRGFTYLVSVTGVTGVRTNLESRVGDLVGQLKTLGDTPIAVGFGISGPEQARQVRDWGADGAIVGSALVKVMAAAHGQQADVAAAAGRFCAELRAGLDA, from the coding sequence TTGTCTGCCGCCCCCACCCAAATCCAGCAGCGTTTCAGCTCCCTTCGCCAACGGGGACACTGTGCCCTGATGCCGTTTTTGATGGCGGGCGATCCTGATCTGGCCCACACCAGGGCCAGCCTGCTGGCCCTGCAGGCCAATGGCGCCGACCTGGTGGAGCTAGGCATTCCTTATAGCGATCCCTTGGCCGATGGACCGGTAATTCAGGCCGCTGCCAGCCGAGCCCTGAAGGCTCGCACCACTCCAGCCGGGGTGCTGGAGATGCTCAGCTCCCTCAAGGGTGAACTCACCATGCCGGTGGTGCTGTTCACCTACAGCAACCCCTTGCTCAACCGCGGCATGGAAGCCTTCTGTGCCGCCGCCGCCGCCGCCGGAGCCGCCGGCTTGGTGGTGCCCGACCTACCCCTTGAAGAGGCCGAGAAACTCTCAGCAATCGCAGCAGCTGCCGGCCTCGATCTGGTGCTGCTAGTGGCGCCCACCACGCCAGCCGAGCGCATGGGAAGAATCCATCAGGCCAGCCGCGGCTTCACCTACCTGGTGAGCGTCACCGGCGTGACCGGGGTGCGCACGAACCTTGAGTCCCGGGTGGGCGATCTGGTGGGCCAACTCAAGACCCTGGGAGATACGCCAATCGCCGTGGGCTTTGGCATTTCCGGTCCCGAACAAGCCCGTCAGGTGCGCGACTGGGGCGCCGATGGGGCAATTGTGGGCAGTGCCCTCGTGAAAGTGATGGCGGCCGCCCATGGCCAGCAGGCCGATGTTGCCGCCGCGGCCGGGCGCTTCTGCGCCGAGCTGCGGGCCGGGCTCGACGCTTAA
- a CDS encoding YkvA family protein, giving the protein MALLVAVLAMSESVDAQVLDSTVVDEALLLKLLRRAGRTIARPALECLELLLDPDTPVTAKFTVLAALTYLLVPLDLIPDFIPVAGFSDDLVAVTALLGLCARHRTPAVRMRAQRRLDRWFPMNR; this is encoded by the coding sequence ATGGCGCTGTTGGTTGCCGTGCTGGCCATGAGCGAATCCGTAGACGCCCAGGTGCTCGACAGCACCGTGGTGGATGAGGCGTTGCTGCTGAAATTGCTGCGCCGTGCCGGTCGCACCATCGCCCGCCCGGCGCTGGAATGTCTGGAGCTTCTGCTCGACCCCGACACCCCTGTCACGGCCAAGTTCACGGTATTGGCGGCCCTCACCTACCTGCTGGTGCCCCTGGATCTGATTCCCGATTTCATCCCTGTTGCGGGTTTCAGCGACGATCTGGTGGCAGTGACGGCCCTGCTTGGGCTCTGCGCCAGACACCGCACTCCGGCTGTCAGGATGCGAGCCCAGCGTCGGTTGGATCGCTGGTTCCCCATGAATCGCTGA
- a CDS encoding GNAT family N-acetyltransferase has translation MLVESDLDQLKEVYRDAVITQAKPLYSSAQIGAWSNHAHRSHFLAKALIRGYGLASCNPTDAGVVEAFGLLDPIERLSLLYCRGRSCRQGRSGSILVGLENHALQQGCQLLHTEASQLSKPLLLRMGWQIDHEERVIFAGEAFLRWRMIKSLNQPI, from the coding sequence GTGCTGGTTGAGAGCGATCTAGATCAGCTCAAAGAGGTGTATCGCGATGCCGTGATCACCCAGGCCAAGCCCCTTTACAGCTCCGCCCAGATTGGCGCCTGGTCAAACCATGCCCACCGGAGTCATTTTCTGGCCAAGGCACTTATCAGGGGGTATGGCCTGGCCAGCTGTAACCCCACTGATGCTGGGGTGGTGGAAGCCTTTGGCCTGCTCGATCCAATCGAACGGCTCTCCCTGCTCTACTGCCGTGGCCGCTCCTGTCGCCAGGGCCGGAGCGGGTCAATACTTGTAGGCCTGGAAAACCATGCCTTGCAACAGGGCTGCCAGCTGTTGCACACCGAAGCGAGTCAATTGTCGAAGCCGCTGTTGCTGCGGATGGGCTGGCAGATCGACCACGAAGAAAGGGTGATCTTTGCAGGCGAGGCCTTCCTTCGATGGCGGATGATCAAATCCTTAAACCAGCCCATCTGA
- a CDS encoding AAA family ATPase: MRLLHASLRQVRLHQHLELRFDPHFTLLGGANEAGKSTVVEALHKVLFLRASATGRAVDELRSRLHSGLPEIAVGFEAAGARWELRKRFSGASGTCQLGSDGGVALQGAAAEEQLARLLGVEGPIEGRRHGQLPQRWGHLWVRQGESGSNLLAGPGEAYDLKSLVQQLQLRGAAAALESPLDRLVGEQLQARLDLQFTATGKVKAGSPLAEARQRCQEAHSALEQAQGHRAELESAMEQLQRIGARLQAIDTVERPRLRRASQLAGQLRLRQAQIGPLQQQFAQLELALAEQQALQQQGLNLEAQQQAWQQQLASLLEEQTTHQAGCRAGELALLELDGQQRELAGRLELAQQLLDLASLEEEARQLNAHQQQFEQLQRDAQLCKQRLLELAPIDQETVRALRQAEQQLAQAQARSQAMATAVALLDADQAVTVGGQPLLPGETLQLSRAAELSIGSGVRLRISPGGGKANLEAAEALEARAQSLLNLQQQAGVGSSEAAEQIAGQRQELERELARLRQAAGAIPWSRLSEQIGALEPRRERLLRHLDRHRQLRLAIAQEEGLPDQRESLESWLDALRHQSSQAGLLRQQLEAGLQARRQQLADRIAACSQLERQLAELGGSLAPLKQRQLALEKLHGTQAALAADLEHRRQELHIQAGELDELQESLRELLPEACAASQPAHGKENWIEELIQQLDAEKDGLLTSRGQNEQLCLSHSVEDPAAAVEQCLARLESAQGEREAIERQTLALQILQSLFHKARQEFSQRYREPLEEAIGPYLEDLGSRDQQVRLDFDPKRGFGDFELQQGMQRYGFEQLSGGMREQLATALRLALAEVLLPGYDGCLPLIFDDAFTNSDPRRLGGLHRMLGRGLAKGAQIILLSCNPADYQEFATKNGSVITLP, from the coding sequence ATGCGCCTGCTCCATGCCAGCTTGCGCCAGGTGCGCCTCCATCAGCATCTGGAGCTGCGCTTTGATCCCCATTTCACCCTGCTGGGCGGCGCCAACGAGGCCGGCAAAAGCACGGTGGTAGAGGCCCTGCATAAGGTTCTCTTCCTGCGGGCAAGTGCCACCGGCCGGGCGGTGGACGAGCTGCGCTCACGCCTGCACAGCGGCCTGCCGGAAATTGCAGTGGGCTTCGAGGCGGCCGGAGCCCGATGGGAGCTGCGCAAACGCTTTTCCGGCGCCAGTGGCACCTGCCAGCTGGGCAGCGACGGCGGCGTAGCCCTCCAGGGGGCTGCCGCCGAGGAGCAATTGGCCCGCCTGCTGGGCGTGGAGGGGCCGATTGAGGGCCGCAGGCACGGCCAGTTGCCCCAGCGCTGGGGCCACCTCTGGGTGCGTCAGGGAGAGTCGGGCAGCAACCTGCTGGCCGGCCCAGGCGAGGCCTATGACCTCAAATCCCTGGTGCAGCAGTTACAGCTACGGGGGGCCGCAGCGGCCCTGGAATCGCCCCTGGATCGGCTGGTGGGGGAGCAGCTGCAAGCCAGGCTGGATTTGCAATTCACCGCCACGGGCAAGGTGAAGGCCGGCTCCCCCCTGGCCGAGGCGCGGCAGCGCTGCCAGGAGGCCCACTCAGCCCTGGAACAGGCCCAGGGCCACCGGGCTGAGCTGGAATCGGCCATGGAGCAACTGCAGCGGATCGGCGCAAGGCTGCAGGCCATCGACACGGTGGAAAGGCCCCGGCTGAGGCGGGCCAGCCAACTGGCGGGCCAGCTCCGCCTGCGCCAGGCCCAGATCGGCCCCCTGCAGCAACAATTTGCCCAGTTGGAGCTGGCCCTGGCTGAGCAGCAGGCCCTCCAGCAGCAAGGCCTCAACCTGGAGGCCCAACAGCAGGCCTGGCAGCAGCAGCTGGCCAGCCTGCTGGAGGAGCAAACCACCCACCAAGCCGGCTGCCGAGCTGGGGAGCTGGCCCTGCTGGAGCTCGATGGCCAGCAGCGGGAGCTGGCAGGGCGGCTTGAGCTGGCCCAGCAACTGCTCGACCTCGCCAGCCTTGAGGAGGAAGCCCGGCAGCTGAACGCTCACCAACAGCAGTTCGAGCAACTTCAACGGGATGCCCAGCTGTGCAAGCAACGTCTGCTGGAGCTGGCACCGATCGATCAGGAAACGGTCCGGGCCCTCAGACAGGCGGAACAACAGCTGGCCCAGGCCCAGGCCCGCAGCCAGGCAATGGCCACCGCCGTTGCCCTGCTCGATGCCGACCAAGCGGTGACGGTAGGGGGCCAGCCACTCCTGCCGGGTGAAACCCTGCAACTCAGCCGCGCCGCCGAGCTCAGCATCGGCAGCGGCGTGCGGCTGCGAATCAGCCCTGGTGGGGGCAAGGCAAACCTGGAAGCAGCTGAAGCGCTGGAGGCCCGTGCCCAGTCCCTGCTCAACCTGCAGCAGCAGGCCGGGGTCGGCAGCAGCGAGGCTGCTGAGCAGATTGCGGGGCAACGCCAGGAGCTGGAGCGGGAACTGGCCCGCCTGCGCCAGGCAGCTGGCGCCATCCCCTGGAGCCGGCTCAGCGAGCAGATCGGCGCCCTCGAACCCCGGCGAGAGCGCCTGCTGCGCCATCTCGATCGCCATCGGCAGCTGCGCCTAGCCATCGCCCAGGAGGAGGGACTGCCAGACCAGAGGGAAAGCCTGGAAAGCTGGCTGGATGCACTGCGGCACCAGAGCAGCCAGGCAGGCCTGCTCCGCCAGCAGCTAGAAGCTGGGCTGCAAGCAAGGCGCCAACAGCTGGCCGATCGGATCGCTGCCTGCAGCCAACTGGAAAGGCAGCTAGCCGAGCTCGGCGGCTCCCTCGCCCCATTGAAGCAACGGCAGCTGGCCCTCGAAAAGCTCCACGGCACCCAGGCAGCCCTTGCAGCAGACCTGGAACACCGCAGGCAAGAGCTGCACATCCAGGCGGGCGAGCTAGACGAGCTGCAGGAATCCCTGCGGGAACTTTTACCGGAAGCCTGCGCCGCCAGCCAGCCCGCTCACGGCAAGGAAAACTGGATCGAGGAGCTGATCCAGCAACTCGATGCCGAAAAGGATGGCCTGCTCACCAGCCGCGGCCAGAACGAGCAACTATGTCTAAGCCACAGCGTTGAAGATCCGGCCGCAGCGGTTGAACAATGCCTCGCCAGGCTGGAGAGCGCCCAGGGTGAGCGGGAAGCCATCGAACGCCAGACCCTGGCCCTGCAGATCCTGCAATCGCTATTTCACAAAGCCCGGCAGGAATTCTCCCAGCGCTATCGCGAACCCCTGGAGGAGGCGATTGGTCCCTACCTTGAGGATCTGGGCAGCAGGGATCAACAGGTTCGGCTTGATTTTGATCCGAAGCGCGGCTTTGGCGATTTCGAGCTGCAACAGGGCATGCAGCGCTATGGCTTTGAGCAGCTCAGTGGGGGCATGCGCGAACAGCTGGCCACGGCCCTGAGGCTGGCCCTGGCCGAGGTGCTGCTGCCTGGTTACGACGGTTGCCTGCCGTTGATCTTTGACGACGCCTTCACCAACAGCGACCCCAGGCGCCTGGGGGGGCTGCATCGCATGCTCGGGCGGGGGCTGGCAAAGGGAGCGCAGATCATCCTGCTGTCCTGCAATCCGGCGGACTATCAGGAATTCGCAACTAAAAACGGCAGCGTGATCACGCTGCCGTAG
- a CDS encoding metallophosphoesterase, translating to MHSADWQIGKPYGRVQDPDKRALLRQVRLQAIGRIATHAASTGADLVAVAGDLFDSPTPGRADVSAVCAAIGSIPCPVLVIPGNHDHGGPGSVWHSPYFQAEQLRRAANLQVLLEPAPLGLEAAVILPCPLLRRSDSADPCGWLHTVNWAQLPADKPRVVIAHGSVHGFAAPDLDRSSDGANNRLRLEGPWLDQVDYVALGDWHGVKQVAAKVWYSGSPEPDRFPRSPDYRSGVVLQARISRGLNPEVTPLDTGVLSWHPLRVELHQDGDLDRLEDQLDALLGGRIGSDLLLLEVGGSLSLAGHRRYGALLERLEAQLLRLKLRGRCEAAPGEAELAELTQRPCDPLVARVAGELQQAIATGAGICDEALGANGLDPALLRLALCELHQTVGQLQG from the coding sequence CTGCACAGCGCTGACTGGCAGATCGGCAAGCCCTATGGCCGGGTCCAGGACCCGGACAAACGGGCCCTCCTGCGCCAGGTGCGGCTCCAGGCCATCGGCCGGATCGCAACCCATGCCGCCAGCACGGGAGCCGATTTGGTGGCGGTGGCCGGAGATCTGTTCGACTCCCCCACCCCCGGCAGAGCCGATGTGAGTGCCGTGTGTGCCGCCATCGGCTCCATCCCCTGCCCAGTGCTGGTGATCCCGGGCAACCACGACCACGGCGGCCCTGGCAGCGTCTGGCATAGCCCCTACTTCCAGGCAGAGCAACTGCGCCGCGCCGCCAACCTTCAGGTGCTGCTGGAGCCCGCACCGTTGGGACTCGAAGCGGCAGTGATCCTTCCCTGCCCGCTGCTGCGGCGCAGCGACAGCGCCGATCCCTGCGGTTGGCTCCACACGGTCAACTGGGCCCAGCTGCCGGCGGACAAGCCCCGGGTTGTGATCGCCCATGGCTCGGTGCACGGCTTCGCTGCCCCCGATCTCGACAGGAGCAGCGACGGCGCCAACAACCGGCTGCGCCTCGAGGGGCCCTGGCTGGACCAGGTGGACTACGTCGCCCTGGGGGACTGGCACGGGGTCAAGCAGGTTGCCGCAAAGGTTTGGTATAGCGGCAGCCCCGAACCGGACCGCTTCCCCCGCAGCCCTGACTACCGCTCCGGGGTGGTGTTGCAGGCCCGGATCAGCAGGGGGCTGAACCCCGAGGTCACCCCCCTGGACACCGGGGTGCTGAGCTGGCATCCCCTGCGGGTGGAGTTGCACCAGGATGGCGATCTAGACCGGCTTGAAGATCAGCTGGATGCCCTGCTCGGCGGCCGGATTGGCAGCGATCTGCTGCTGCTGGAGGTGGGCGGCAGCCTCAGCCTGGCCGGCCACCGCCGCTATGGGGCCCTGCTCGAGCGCCTGGAAGCCCAGCTGCTGCGGCTCAAACTGCGGGGCCGTTGCGAAGCCGCTCCCGGCGAGGCTGAGCTGGCCGAACTCACCCAGCGCCCCTGTGATCCGCTGGTGGCCCGCGTGGCCGGGGAACTGCAGCAGGCAATCGCCACCGGCGCAGGAATCTGCGACGAAGCTCTCGGCGCCAATGGGTTGGATCCAGCCCTGTTGCGTCTTGCCCTCTGTGAGCTGCACCAAACCGTTGGGCAGCTGCAGGGCTGA